A stretch of Deinococcus aquaedulcis DNA encodes these proteins:
- a CDS encoding Glu/Leu/Phe/Val dehydrogenase family protein: protein MQILEEMGSRGHEALTLLHHAPSGLRAALAVHSTVLGPAIAGVRLRDQDEDFAVRGALALSESLTLKAALAGLNYGGGACVLLTPECGMDDPHAREALFRALGRQVRPMESRVVLTEDIGVSPADIAFVAQETGSTLGMHTDTSSVTGYGVYRGMKAAARFALGSESMRGVRVAVLGVGAVGRALAAHLHREGARLTIADARPERAEALADDLDDVTVVGYQELLDTPCDILAPCGYGHSIRSEDVPRLQCRLIAGGEHHPMSRRGEAAVKEAGIVYMPDFAINSAGLISAATGLDMNQAAERVYQTVGRITHAAEQYGKAPHVVARRMAERRIDLIGSLGGRA from the coding sequence ATGCAGATACTCGAAGAGATGGGGTCGCGCGGGCACGAGGCGCTGACGCTGCTTCACCACGCGCCCAGCGGCCTGCGCGCGGCCCTGGCCGTGCACTCCACGGTGCTGGGGCCGGCCATTGCGGGGGTGCGCCTGCGCGATCAGGACGAGGACTTTGCCGTGCGCGGCGCCCTGGCCCTGTCCGAGAGCCTGACCCTGAAAGCGGCCCTGGCCGGCCTGAACTACGGCGGCGGCGCCTGCGTGCTGCTGACCCCCGAATGCGGCATGGACGACCCGCACGCCAGAGAAGCCCTGTTCCGGGCGCTGGGGCGGCAGGTGCGGCCCATGGAGTCGCGCGTGGTGCTGACCGAGGACATTGGCGTGAGCCCGGCCGATATCGCCTTTGTGGCGCAGGAAACCGGCTCCACGCTGGGCATGCACACCGACACCAGCAGCGTGACCGGCTACGGCGTGTACCGGGGCATGAAGGCGGCGGCGCGTTTTGCCCTGGGCTCGGAGAGCATGCGCGGCGTGCGGGTGGCGGTCCTGGGCGTGGGCGCCGTGGGGCGGGCCCTGGCTGCGCACCTGCACCGCGAAGGCGCCCGCCTGACCATCGCCGACGCCCGCCCCGAGCGCGCCGAGGCCCTGGCCGATGACCTGGACGACGTGACGGTGGTGGGCTATCAGGAGTTGCTGGACACCCCCTGCGACATTCTGGCGCCGTGCGGCTACGGCCACTCCATTCGCAGTGAGGACGTGCCCCGGCTGCAGTGCCGCCTGATTGCGGGCGGCGAACACCACCCCATGAGCCGCCGGGGCGAGGCGGCGGTGAAGGAAGCCGGCATCGTGTACATGCCCGACTTTGCGATTAACTCGGCTGGCCTGATCTCGGCGGCCACGGGACTGGATATGAACCAGGCCGCCGAGCGCGTGTACCAGACGGTGGGCCGCATTACCCACGCGGCCGAACAGTACGGCAAGGCCCCGCATGTGGTGGCCCGGCGCATGGCCGAGCGGCGCATTGACCTGATTGGCAGCCTGGGGGGCCGCGCGTGA